A stretch of DNA from Macrotis lagotis isolate mMagLag1 chromosome X, bilby.v1.9.chrom.fasta, whole genome shotgun sequence:
tctgtctctgtctcccccccccttccttattcctttcccctcctcccctcccttcccccacctcttcTCTCAGGATTTGGAGTCACACCTAGGCTCCAACCCCATTTCTGTCACTGACTCCCCCTCACACTGTGTTGAACATTCACACCTCTCTggtcttcagttttcttatctacaaGAAGACCAGGGTTGagttaaatgaattttcaaagTTGATTCCTGGGCCAGTAGTCCAAGATTTTTAAAGTTCAAAGATTGTTATTCTTCCATCTTTTCCAAACCAAAAACCTCTTTGGGTTGACCATATTAGCCTACAATGGCTTGCAGCAGAGGAGGTGGTGTGTGAAGTGAACAATAACATTTTCCATCCCCAGAAGAATATTAGATAATGTTTTTCAAGATATCTTTCATTTCTTGCCATTTTACCAAGGGCATCTCACATTTACAGAGAAAAGACTTAACAAAATTGTTAGCCCCTCTTAGAACTCTTTTGCTGGGGGAAAGACTTAAATTGGGGTAAAAGTAGTTGTTATAAATAAATCCTAAATCTTAggtattttcaaaatattaccCAAATTTTAACTTACAGTTGACTCAGGTAGAATCCTCCTATACAGAtgacatttttttataattactaaaatattcttgtttaagagtaaacataataccctctcccccctCAAGAATACAGACCCTCTTGAgaaataaaggtaaaggaaagaaaaaaaatgtgcttcagtctgtgttccaacaccaccagctctgtcacaggtggatcacctttaggataagtccaatactaaagctacttccatatttttccaccattgccattgttgatcacaactccctccattcatacttctccactaccatatactatattttctctctcctttcactctgtccctcttaaatgtgctgtagggtagctgaatggtacagcagactgatcactggccctggggccaagagaccctgagcccacatGCCATTCCTAAGGACctgcaaccacccagccctgtggtccccaacaggccacccaatcccagccccttgcaagaaataaaaaagaaaatgtgttatatctgaccactctcccccaaggtccactctctcctctatcactcacatccccccccttccccatcccccttctctcctttttactctagatgtttaTATCCCATTgagtttcctctctgagccacctctgatgagaggaaaggttccctcattcccccttgccttcccccttctatatcattgcaataaaaaaaaaatcttattatacaatatcttagcctattccatctctcctttcttactcccattacatctcctttttagccattgactccatttttacaatatattatatcttcaaattcagctctttcctgtgcttcatctataaaagctccttctacctcctctattaaatgagaagttttatatgaatattatcagtatcatttttctatgtggaatacatgtagtttatcatcattaagtccctcataatatACCCTGCTCTTCAGCTCTCTAtgcctcacctgagtcctgtatttgaaggtcaaactttctgttcagctctggttgtttcagctGGAACAATTGAATAGGGTGCCTCCTATATAGTCactttcagtggctccctatttcttctaagattaaatataaaatcatttcgTCTTTAAAGCCCCTCATAACTTGGTTCCAACCTTTCAAGTCCTCTTAGACCTTACTCTACATAATCTAGAATCCAGTGATTCCATGGTCTTACTGTTCCTAGAATAAGACACTCCTTTAAAGCCATTAGGTGGTACTGTGGACCTGGAATTAgggagacatgagttcaaatgtgacctcagacactagctatgtaaccctggccaaatcacttaacctctgtttgcctcaggtccCTCATCTGTAGTGTTGTGAGGACCTAGTGAGAtgagatttgtaaagcactttgcagtGCCAGGTACCAATGGGTACTTCATATGTGTTTATTTGACTTTAAGGACAGATTAGAAAGAATTGAGACTTGAGACAAAGAGATCATTTAggtctattgcaatagtccaggagaCTGGTGTTGGGAGCTACCTAACAGGTCGAAGAGACAGAATCATCAAGCCTTGGCAACTAATGAACTATGTGGGAGGGGAGGAGTCCAGGCCAACTGGAAGATTGAGGACCTGGGAGAGAGGGGCCTTTAGCAGAAAGAaggtcaggaagatcagagtagGTGCTTTGGTGGATGGGGAGAGTGGAGGAATGAGTTGTGTGGGGACTGAGCAGTCAGTAATATGGGGCACAGACCAATAGCTCTGGGAGCTAGGGCTCCATTCACAATTCCTGTCAGGCCAAAATGCTCTTTTCTGGACTCCACTGGGAGTGTTTGATTATTCCCCTATTCAAATGTGAGCTCCCAGAGAGCAAGGACTATCTCATTTAAttatttgtatcctcaatgtctgacacatatgtatgcatttaGGAAATGCTGTTCAATCATTTAAATATCcttattcaatataaaacaaaaattccatCTTGTAGAATGACTCAAATCAACATTTTGGTATAGAGACTAAATGGCCTTTAAATTTCACATATTTATTCTGGGCATTAGTAAACTGATTAGCATTATTTCTGCAAGGGaccaacaataaaaataatcGTTGTATCTTTAGGGCTTTTCTCATAATACTGAGAtggaatttaaacccaagtcttctgatacATTTAATTCAGTGGTCTTTCCATTACAACCACACTGGGTGTCCAATTAATGCCAGATGAACTGGATAACTGtcaacatttattcatatgcTTTATTAACCCATTCCCTAATCCATCTTACCTTAATAATATTACCCAGAAGAATAGTAGATCTAGGttcttattcatttccttttctttttccacagAAAGATAAACATGTTCACTTCTCGGATTTATACCTTAGTTTTAGTGATGAAACCTCAGCATATTCTTTTAGGAATGAAGAAACGTGGCTTTGGAGCTGGGAGGTGGAATGGATTTGGGGGGAAAGTAGAAAATGGAGAGACTATTGAGGAAGGAGCCAAGAGGTGAGTGGAATGGACTTCATTGAGGGGTCTTCAGAATAAGAAAGCTTTTGTTttaattctgaaaaaataaatttgcaacAAAAGAGGTCACCtcaaaatgaggagaaaaacaaatccttaaataCTGCTTTAGTTCAGACCACAGTTTCAGGGAATATGGACTATCTAATAACCTCACACTCCATAGTGGTTGATTTGGCTGATGTATTCACTGACATCACTAGGCTCTCAGAAGATATGCTCTGTTGGTTTTTTTTGCCACCCTCATATCTATCTCATGGTTTGTTCTGGTCCTGATTAGCAAAACAAGATTTAGGCCAGCCTTTTCAAGAATGGGCTATGTCTGAAAGACCTGGAAAGGTCATTGTTTTATGTAATCAGGACAACAAAAGGTATTATAACTCTCTGCAAATGCCCCAATATAAAATAAGGGTAGTTAGCATTTATGTGGCAACTTTAAGGTATACAAAACACTAAAtttatactatctcatttgaccctctaTATACTGTAGTTGAACTCCATAATATTAGAAAAAGGGAGAAGGCCCAGGATAAAACAATCACTGGCATATAATTTTCAGTTCTGTGGTCTCTCAGAAAGAACTTCAAGACCATGCCTAGGGACAatctaaaaaaagataatctCTAAATTTCAGTATCCAGACTAATGGGGGCTGgcatgaaaacaattaaaaacttccttttgaggttttccagaaatattaaatatttatctagTCTAAAAATTCTTTCTAGACTTCCTTTTTGGACAGTGGGTAGATGAAAAGCTAAGGCTTTTCTTAGGAAAGCAGATCAATGGTAGAAACTACACCTAACTCTTGTTTAGATATAATTGTTGCCTTCTCACACATCTGGAGTGACTGGCACCAAGATCTACTTAAAAGCAGTGCCTACTTTTACATTCCAGGCTAAGAATTTGATTCCAGAGAGGAAACCTTTTTTAATTAACGAGAGGAACTGTCCTAGAAGGAATTGagtaattatttttctgaaatgttaaGTCCATATTGTATTTTTAGCTGTAATGATCTTTTTCCTTGATCAAGATTCCTATAAAATATTATCCCATATCATCTTCGAAACTTGAGACATGTTGACAGGAATGAAGCAAATGTGCTGTTTTAGATATCACTAAgatagataataatgataaattaaaattatttctggcAGACTTGTATCtgaaatgtaaatataatattaacatttttttctttgacaccAGAAAGCAGGATAAAAAGTACAGAGATAAAACTAAATggttaaatttttcttctctatgaaAACTTTCATATGTAGCTAGATAAATTGATTTTCCTAGTCCTCTCCCTTCTAGCAATAAGAGCAGCAAAGGATCTAGATAAACCACTAATCCAGACAAGTcatgaaatgaattaaaaagttcATTAATAAGTCAAGAATTTATAATATCTGTCTgcactttcagtttggtagttttggaatttttttttatctgaaacttCTTATTAGAGCTTCTTTATCTCCAGACATAAGTGTTATTTTATAACTATAGCCCCTAAATACTTtgttaagagataaggaaactgaggcacaatgaaggaaattattttcctgagtttTATACCACAAGCTCATCACAAAAAGCATGACATGGTAAAACTGACTGACCTAGACCCCCAGAACCATAACTATATAAATGGATCAAATGAAGATGACTACTTTTTGTTCAAAGGTAAATAATTGGATCATTTTCTAGATAACTTGATCATAAAGGTCTTGATTATCCATATAAaggttaattttttattttacagacttccagccaagtatttaaaatatttcatatatgaaTTCTTATTAAAATGTGCATATTTGTTTTGTTCCTGTCCTCAAACCTTATATCTTTACCTTAGTTTCTCCTTTCCATAGCTACTTTAAACTCTTTAGAGAAGACTACTTCCTATGTATAGATCCCACCAGCCAGAGTATTGCATCTCTAAACACCAGATAAACCTTGTTGCATTTTGCAGCCAAACACTCACCCTGGAGGAAATCTCCCCTGTTGTTGAATCTAATTAATTGGTACTGTACAAAGCAAAATGTCTTTTTTTGCGGGGGAGGGGGGTCCAGGCTGACTCCTGCTGTGTTTAGAAGCAGGAAACTATGCAGGCTTTGAGCCTGCATAGTTTATTCTGTCATACCGTGGCACTATTTTGTAGATTGGGGGGAATTTCACATTTAGTCCTTAAgtaaaaatctaaatttaaataaGCAACATAGGGTAAACATTGCCCACTGGGCTTGAAACAGCATTTGATTCTGCTATACTGGCAATATTTCTTAAGTCAAGGCTTTCAGCAGCTGTGATACTtacataaaaaattttttcttctatcagtGTAGCCTGGTTTCAGGGATAACTTTATAGTCTTAGTGATGGTCAAGATTGTAGTGATTGAGTGGTTTGACCCACTCTAATCTAACTGGCTTTTGTTTGAGATACAAGACTGTGAATGCTGGATTGGTTGGAAGTCAGACAATAAACAAAATCATAATGCTTCTTACCTGTCCAGTAGCCTCTCCTAAATAACACAAATTGATCTTAGTTCTACTGTATATATGTCTCACTTTATTCATTTCTGCCCTGGAAATTATAGTAAGATATTTAAATGGTGTTTCAAAGGTGATAAAACTGTTCACACATTATCACAAGGTTCACCACAGTATATGAGGTATGTACTTCAGgtattatttatccccattttacagatgaggaaacagactcaaaGTATTCAAATGATTTGCCTATGGCCCCATGGCTAATAAATGTCAGGTGCAATTTGTGTCTACTATGCTTCAGGCACAAATCAGGGACCcaaggcttcctgattccaagttcagcagTCTAACATGAACTGCCAAGGAACATAGCAAAAATAAAGTTAACATATATTAGCATCAAGAAAGTAAGTCAGATGAATGAACATTCCCTCAAGGTGCCAGAAGTAAAACTGCATGTCTGTTCAAGCTGTGCTGTAACTCTCAGGATTATCAAATATCCACGTTCCCATTTCCTCATGTTTACAAAAGCACATCAGCTCAGTATTTCCGTTTAATTTATTATCCATTAGTTTTTCCTTTTGCTATCTAGGGAACTGAATGGCACAGGAACACaatcaaattctttaaaaaacgaGAAGAGTGTCACTCTCAGCTAATTATCATATCCCATGAAGTAGAGCTTCTAGCCTTGCCAGAGAGAAAGTTATTGATAATTCAAATACTGCCACATACTCTGGGAAGATTAAGTAAAATTAGTTAAAACATTAAATCagcatgtaattttttaaaaatgagatctaCTACCCTGCTGTTAGAGAGGCTAGAGTCCCTGCTGAGAGTTCCCATTATACTTAATTGAGGAACCATTTACCctctaaaagaaaatatatacaattcCTTTTTAGGTCAAGTCTAATTTTAATTAACCATCTCAGGCAAACAGATTCCACCTTTTAAGATAACTGTTGTGTTTGCACATCTGAAATAACAGAGCTAAGACAGCAGATGGGAATTTCATTTCCTGGCCTTTACAGTAAGGTCAAGGCATATTGCAAGTTGAAGAATATATTAGTCTAaacaaaatcatttaacctaatgattttttaaattaacaaagcTTCCCTTACTACTTGTTACTGGAATGCTAACAGTTATAAATAAAGTAATTATACTTAGTGTGTCTATTGCACCTTTGAGAATGGAGATAAAAGAATGAGGTAAAATTGCATAAAAGTGgacagacttttattttttttgtgcaaaccaaacaaaaaaaaggaaaagcatttgTGTAGCTGTATTCCTGGCTTAGTTTCCCAAGTgtagaaacttaataaaattTAGTTGCTATAGGTTAGAAAGTTAGTGGCAGGATTAGTTAATGTAAGATTTCTATTCCTTTGTTCTGGGTAGATTTAAATTCCCTTGGAATACAGACTATATTTCCATAAACATTGCTAAAACATAGATAGCTAATTAAATACTATCTATCTGAATCATCATATGATGAACTCTCAATGATCTACCCTAATGAAAACAAGTAATGGTTTAACTCAAAACAGTGACTGATTCAGAAATCTCACTTTTGACTTAGTTGTATATTATCTAGATTTCCCCCAAGATACAGTAAACTGCAACAGAAGATTTgccattctcattttattttgcttcaggtgatagtaaaattaaatttcatcccCCAAGCACACATTGTTTGGTTGGTTATAGAAGTGTCCTGGGAGTACATACAGTGTGCTGCTGGAGGCAGGAATTAAAATTTTGTTGCAGATAATTAGCACATGGATAATCAAAAATTGCCTATACTTGAAGTCATTACTAGAAATCAAACAACTCCTTCAGGAAACAACATAGGTCCAGAAGCTAATTAATTCATTTTGTTCAGAGATCCTCCAAATAATCAGGGCCTTAATCTGGACAAAATGCTGTTGTAGAAAAGGATGAAACCAGATATGACTATAATACAAAACAGtaaaaaatgttgcaaaattacaaagaacagtCTCCaccccaaagaagaaataagaggagATACCTTCCCCAATTCCTTTGCAGAGAATGCAGGACATCCTTGGGGGAGGAGAGAACATTGCAAATGATGTTAAGACTTTTTTCAATATACattttgctgactttttttttctcttcctcttttttatttctcattcaaAAATGGCAGAGGGGATGGAAAAAAACCAGGAAATCTTTGGTGAGATAAAGGATATCTGTAAAaatgcatcttttaaaaaaaggattagaaCCTAGAAAGTGATGAGGTAGAAAACAGGTATGAAAGCCAgtattctccctcctctctttcatTCCTAAATCTTTGTTCAGTAATCTACCCTTTTGTCCTAaaatagggagctactggaggAGAGTGGACTGATCGTGGACACTTTGCAGAAGATAGGAAAAATCACATTTGAATTTGTAGGTAACACTGAGCTAATGGATGTTTACATCTTTTATGCGGATAGTTTTCATgggactccaaaagaaagtgatgGTAAGCAGTATGCATGTTATTTTAGGTAATTTCAGACAAGTCACACTTTTTCCACCCAAATTCAGCATGAGTGTCAACTATAGACTCTCTAGGGTTAAAGCAAACTGTCCTCACCGACAACACTGATTTCTGTCTAGCCAGTTTTACTATATACCCCTAGCTTAGCTCCATAGCTTTAGCAGGATATGAAGAAGTCATGCAACTGGTCAGACAAAACTTGCCTTGTTTCCTCAGGATTGTGATCTAGGTTATTTCCACAACATCCTCGTTGTGATAAAAATGTTGAGATGGGATTATAGTATGTATGGCAGAAAGAGAACTTAAAAATGGTCTAATTAAATAAAACCCCTTAATTTTAGAACCCAAAGAGAGTGCATTGCCCAAGTTAAGTAGACCTTTGATGTTACCATAAGGAGGAGCTGTTGAACTTCTGGTAATGACTTTCAGTCCAGTCATCCTTCAGTAATCACATACTAATTAACTGAATCaaggtcatctgactccaaattcaccaCTCTTGTCTAAACTAAGATGCCCCAACTAACTGAATCCTTGTGTGTAAGATTAAAGATTCAGAAATGTTCTGAATTTatgttcaaaagagaaaaagtttaagttatattttttaaaaagtgaatccTTTTCTTCTATTACAGAAATGAGCCCTCAGTGGTTCCAGTTGGAGCAGGTTCCCTTCAGTGACATGTGGCCAGATGACAGGTTATGGTTTCCTCTAATGCTCCAAAAGAAGAAATTCCATGGATATTTCAAGTTCCAAGGACAAGATACCATCCTAGACTATACACTGAATGAAGTAGAAATTGTCTGAAAAGAGATAGGAACCAGTGCCTTTAACCCATGACTTATTTGAGTCCTTATAAGCAAGGAAAGCTGGCTGCTGTACAGCTTATCATTTTAGCTATGCAGATTTTAGGCAGGGATTTcaacatctttaattttttaaggcactttttaattaatatttgtttggGGAGCAAGAGGAAAATGTAAGACTAGAAATTTTCTCGTGATTGTATATATGTCATACAACTTCATATGGACCAGGAATCACAAGGGCATTTTGGTTCTAAGGGAGAAGTGACAAGTGTGGGGCTGATTCAGAGTGAAGCACTTGTCAGTGAAGTATGCTAACAACTCACACTAGGGGGCAACAGCCACTACAGAAAAGTTTTTCTTTCCTGCTGAAGATTATGACAGATAATGGAAAATAATGACATACCTTGTGATTTGCAAACTGCTGACTTATTGGCCTTACTAAATTGAGAAACTATTTCAGAATCATCCCTTTTAATTCATAGAATAAACTGGTCAGAACCTCTCagtttttagagagaaaaaaactacCTATTTCTTTAACatggtggtcttttttttttttttgcagggcaatgagggttaagtgacttgcccaaggtcacatagctaggtaatcattaagtgtctgaagctggatgtgaactcagttcctcctgactccagggccagtgctctatccattgcaccacctcgCTGTCTCTAATTTAGATATTACATCTAAACAGATTATAGAATTAGTAATAATACAAGCTCACTTTTACAAagctttttatattttacaaatcattttcaCAAACATCTTATTTGATCTAAAACATTCACCCTATAATGTGCCCctattttacatgaggaaactgatgctccagaggttgaatgacttgcctgagATTATAAGGCTCATAAGTGATAGAGCCAGGTCTAAAACTTTGAGTCTTCATCCTAACCTGGTGCTCTTTCCAATGCACCACACTGCCTCATCAATTCTACAGaagacagaaaagcagaaaaaagtcAACCACACACAGTAACTTAAACTTTTTACACACCTCTtacaaagacatttaataatttttgttcataatatatatatatgtacatatatatatgttttattgatAAAAGTTTTGGAGTGTGATCATTTGTAAACATTTTCCAGTTCATCATCAGCTGTAGTAATAACTAATTCCTGCAATTTGATAAAGTGCTTCATACATAAAACTAGTACAGCAAAGCAAAAGAAATGGTATATCAGCCCAACAGGAAAAGGTCTTCATTTCAGTCAAACCAACTTCCCATTTAGTCCTCACATTAGACTTCCTAAGATGAGTTGAGTGTAAATTAAAGCTTTTTTCCAGATATTACTAAATAAGCCAAAGCTCCTAAAAACTGGTGGGATCTACAACAGAACCATTAAGGACCATTTGATATAAAATTTCATATCTATACCTCATGATTTGTGACAAAAATGTCCAATTCCAAAAAGCTGCATTACATTAAAATGTAATCCAAGATAATAAGGTCATTCTTTCATTAGTAGAACAAAATTATTTATGCCATCAAGTTTTGGTGTTGGTCTAAGCCTGTCATAAAAGTCACTTTTTTTGAATACAAGCATAGTCCCAGAATCAGTACAATGTATCTTGACTCTTCACTGAAACTGATGATATTTAGATAATTGACATTAGGCTACTGTGCAGACCATGGCCTTTCTTTGAAGAAGTTGGCCTCTCAGAGGAACCCAATGGGAAGCTAGTCTACCAGGAGAgcttttagctgtgtgactatgaacCTCAACTTGCATAAGCTGTTCCCAAGTCCTAAACCAGCTCCCTGGGAACTGTATTATCTTCACTGCTCCTATAGTTAGGAAATGTTCCAGTAAAATGATTCCTCTTGAATATCTCACAATCATATGAGACTCAGGATTAAGAAATCCTTTTGAAGAGAAAGCTCCCTGATCTACAGTTAGGGTCAGTTTTTCTCTGACTTTGTTTCCCTGGGATGGTCCCCCAAAACTTAAGGGGATACCATTGAGATGCACAGTACCTACAGATGCATTAAAGGCCTCTACCACTGTTTATAATTACAATGTTCCTAAAGaattcattaagaaaaataatccaaAAGAGTAGGACCCCATTAAATAAAAAACAGCCATTAAGTGTATTAagtttgaggaattttttttaacttttgagatGATAGAAATTCTCCTTAGTAGGGGATAAGCCAAGTCTGGCTCTTCTTGTTGCCAGGGTTCCACTGTGGGTTGTAGAGGTGCTCCCAGAAAGGATAGCTGGGATGGATTTCAAGTTTCTCTCTGAAGACTGAAAGACTTGATTTTGAAGAAGAGTCCATTTAACCATTTGTCCTTTGTATCTAAAGAGTCTACTGTTCCTCAGAGTCTACTGTTGGTAGATACTAAGAAAATGATGTCTGTCTTAACACATCCGATTTAACTCATGACTGTTGTGATTTTCTACAAGTTCCCAAAGCATCACAATTAGTACAGAGgtggagaaaaaaaagtttagttgTATACTTCCTTCAACTGAGTATTTTAAATTAGGGTGACATATTTTACTACATCTCTCACAAACTTCCTCTAATGACTGGCCAGCATGCCAACTGAAAGTTCTTAAATTAATACCATATGTTATCTATTCCTTGAAGAACCACAGGTCTGGtcgtttgcttttatttttcatggAGATACATATTGACTATAATATACAATGATCTCAGATATGGCAAGCAGAAACCCCCCCTCCCCACTATTCCAGTCTTTCATTGTGTTTAGAATTTCTGGGACAAGGTGGCCAGGTCTAGATCTTGCCTCAATATGCACTAATGCAGCATGTTCCCCTAGGTTTTCTTTTATAAAGACTCAAGGCTTGGGGCCAGCAGGATAACATGCAACTTTAGGGTCCCAGGAGACTTCAACGTAATAGCAGTGAAAGTGTGTTTAGCCCACTCTGCAGCTGTGTAGACAGGAAGGAAAAGGCCCCATGAGtttgtacaaataaattttaTGTTATATGGCTTAAGCAAATCACAGTA
This window harbors:
- the NUDT1 gene encoding oxidized purine nucleoside triphosphate hydrolase, with translation MFTSRIYTLVLVMKPQHILLGMKKRGFGAGRWNGFGGKVENGETIEEGAKRELLEESGLIVDTLQKIGKITFEFVGNTELMDVYIFYADSFHGTPKESDEMSPQWFQLEQVPFSDMWPDDRLWFPLMLQKKKFHGYFKFQGQDTILDYTLNEVEIV